A genomic window from Gossypium hirsutum isolate 1008001.06 chromosome D12, Gossypium_hirsutum_v2.1, whole genome shotgun sequence includes:
- the LOC107897686 gene encoding protein SOB FIVE-LIKE 5 isoform X5 — protein sequence MNVLASECSSGCESGWTSYLEQSFLSGNISHKSSGFCDERGKYKGKEEVVDEEEDLSMVSDASSGPPHLNVDNGYFNDDNHYQYTLPKGATLNKNGGTKRHRKKEHQRQREDHQELPSLLDDTASSPLIKWRKVSSIIPRGSLQHTFREDPHSNTTLDFCSLLQLETTYNKVVLRKLENGVVER from the exons atgaatGTTTTGGCCTCTGAGTGTAGTAGTGGGTGTGAATCTGGTTGGACTAGTTACTTAGAACAGTCTTTTCTTTCTGGTAATATTTCTCATAAATCAAGTGGTTTTTGTGATGAACGTGGCAAGTATAAAGGTAAAGAAGAGGTTGTTGATGAAGAAGAAGACCTTTCCATGGTTTCTGATGCATCTTCTGGGCCTCCACACTTGAATGTAGATAATGGTTATTTCAATGATGATAATCATTATCAATATACTTTACCTAAAGGTGCTACATTGAATAAAAATGGTGGTACTAAAAGACATAGGAAGAAAGAACATCAAAGACAAAGGGAAGATCATCAAGAATTGCCTTCTTTACTTGATGATACTGCCAGCTCTCCTCTCATCAAG TGGAGGAAAGTGTCCTCCATTATCCCCAGGGGTTCTCTGCAACACACTTTCAG GGAGGACCCGCATTCCAACACCACTTTGGATTTTTGCAGTCTTCTCCAACTGGAAACTACCTACAACAAG GTGGTTTTAAGGAAATTAGAGAACGGAGTAGTGGAGAGATGA
- the LOC107897686 gene encoding protein SOB FIVE-LIKE 5 isoform X3 codes for MNVLASECSSGCESGWTSYLEQSFLSGNISHKSSGFCDERGKYKGKEEVVDEEEDLSMVSDASSGPPHLNVDNGYFNDDNHYQYTLPKGATLNKNGGTKRHRKKEHQRQREDHQELPSLLDDTASSPLIKWRKVSSIIPRGSLQHTFREDPHSNTTLDFCSLLQLETTYNKVTGGFKEIRERSSGEMR; via the exons atgaatGTTTTGGCCTCTGAGTGTAGTAGTGGGTGTGAATCTGGTTGGACTAGTTACTTAGAACAGTCTTTTCTTTCTGGTAATATTTCTCATAAATCAAGTGGTTTTTGTGATGAACGTGGCAAGTATAAAGGTAAAGAAGAGGTTGTTGATGAAGAAGAAGACCTTTCCATGGTTTCTGATGCATCTTCTGGGCCTCCACACTTGAATGTAGATAATGGTTATTTCAATGATGATAATCATTATCAATATACTTTACCTAAAGGTGCTACATTGAATAAAAATGGTGGTACTAAAAGACATAGGAAGAAAGAACATCAAAGACAAAGGGAAGATCATCAAGAATTGCCTTCTTTACTTGATGATACTGCCAGCTCTCCTCTCATCAAG TGGAGGAAAGTGTCCTCCATTATCCCCAGGGGTTCTCTGCAACACACTTTCAG GGAGGACCCGCATTCCAACACCACTTTGGATTTTTGCAGTCTTCTCCAACTGGAAACTACCTACAACAAGGTCACCG GTGGTTTTAAGGAAATTAGAGAACGGAGTAGTGGAGAGATGAGATAA
- the LOC107897686 gene encoding protein SOB FIVE-LIKE 5 isoform X4 has protein sequence MNVLASECSSGCESGWTSYLEQSFLSGNISHKSSGFCDERGKYKGKEEVVDEEEDLSMVSDASSGPPHLNVDNGYFNDDNHYQYTLPKGATLNKNGGTKRHRKKEHQRQREDHQELPSLLDDTASSPLIKNNFAHTNNHASVEESVLHYPQGFSATHFQGGPAFQHHFGFLQSSPTGNYLQQGHRWF, from the exons atgaatGTTTTGGCCTCTGAGTGTAGTAGTGGGTGTGAATCTGGTTGGACTAGTTACTTAGAACAGTCTTTTCTTTCTGGTAATATTTCTCATAAATCAAGTGGTTTTTGTGATGAACGTGGCAAGTATAAAGGTAAAGAAGAGGTTGTTGATGAAGAAGAAGACCTTTCCATGGTTTCTGATGCATCTTCTGGGCCTCCACACTTGAATGTAGATAATGGTTATTTCAATGATGATAATCATTATCAATATACTTTACCTAAAGGTGCTACATTGAATAAAAATGGTGGTACTAAAAGACATAGGAAGAAAGAACATCAAAGACAAAGGGAAGATCATCAAGAATTGCCTTCTTTACTTGATGATACTGCCAGCTCTCCTCTCATCAAG AACAATTTTGCTCACACCAATAATCATGCTTCAGTGGAGGAAAGTGTCCTCCATTATCCCCAGGGGTTCTCTGCAACACACTTTCAG GGAGGACCCGCATTCCAACACCACTTTGGATTTTTGCAGTCTTCTCCAACTGGAAACTACCTACAACAAGGTCACCG GTGGTTTTAA
- the LOC107897686 gene encoding protein SOB FIVE-LIKE 5 isoform X2: MNVLASECSSGCESGWTSYLEQSFLSGNISHKSSGFCDERGKYKGKEEVVDEEEDLSMVSDASSGPPHLNVDNGYFNDDNHYQYTLPKGATLNKNGGTKRHRKKEHQRQREDHQELPSLLDDTASSPLIKNNFAHTNNHASVEESVLHYPQGFSATHFQGGPAFQHHFGFLQSSPTGNYLQQGGFKEIRERSSGEMR, translated from the exons atgaatGTTTTGGCCTCTGAGTGTAGTAGTGGGTGTGAATCTGGTTGGACTAGTTACTTAGAACAGTCTTTTCTTTCTGGTAATATTTCTCATAAATCAAGTGGTTTTTGTGATGAACGTGGCAAGTATAAAGGTAAAGAAGAGGTTGTTGATGAAGAAGAAGACCTTTCCATGGTTTCTGATGCATCTTCTGGGCCTCCACACTTGAATGTAGATAATGGTTATTTCAATGATGATAATCATTATCAATATACTTTACCTAAAGGTGCTACATTGAATAAAAATGGTGGTACTAAAAGACATAGGAAGAAAGAACATCAAAGACAAAGGGAAGATCATCAAGAATTGCCTTCTTTACTTGATGATACTGCCAGCTCTCCTCTCATCAAG AACAATTTTGCTCACACCAATAATCATGCTTCAGTGGAGGAAAGTGTCCTCCATTATCCCCAGGGGTTCTCTGCAACACACTTTCAG GGAGGACCCGCATTCCAACACCACTTTGGATTTTTGCAGTCTTCTCCAACTGGAAACTACCTACAACAAG GTGGTTTTAAGGAAATTAGAGAACGGAGTAGTGGAGAGATGAGATAA
- the LOC107897686 gene encoding protein SOB FIVE-LIKE 5 isoform X1 yields the protein MNVLASECSSGCESGWTSYLEQSFLSGNISHKSSGFCDERGKYKGKEEVVDEEEDLSMVSDASSGPPHLNVDNGYFNDDNHYQYTLPKGATLNKNGGTKRHRKKEHQRQREDHQELPSLLDDTASSPLIKNNFAHTNNHASVEESVLHYPQGFSATHFQGGPAFQHHFGFLQSSPTGNYLQQGHRLSDDFLLIPFLGYIF from the exons atgaatGTTTTGGCCTCTGAGTGTAGTAGTGGGTGTGAATCTGGTTGGACTAGTTACTTAGAACAGTCTTTTCTTTCTGGTAATATTTCTCATAAATCAAGTGGTTTTTGTGATGAACGTGGCAAGTATAAAGGTAAAGAAGAGGTTGTTGATGAAGAAGAAGACCTTTCCATGGTTTCTGATGCATCTTCTGGGCCTCCACACTTGAATGTAGATAATGGTTATTTCAATGATGATAATCATTATCAATATACTTTACCTAAAGGTGCTACATTGAATAAAAATGGTGGTACTAAAAGACATAGGAAGAAAGAACATCAAAGACAAAGGGAAGATCATCAAGAATTGCCTTCTTTACTTGATGATACTGCCAGCTCTCCTCTCATCAAG AACAATTTTGCTCACACCAATAATCATGCTTCAGTGGAGGAAAGTGTCCTCCATTATCCCCAGGGGTTCTCTGCAACACACTTTCAG GGAGGACCCGCATTCCAACACCACTTTGGATTTTTGCAGTCTTCTCCAACTGGAAACTACCTACAACAAGGTCACCGGTTAAGTGACGACTTCCTACTGATTCCTTTTTTGGGCTATATTTTCTAA